The following proteins are co-located in the Leptospira weilii genome:
- a CDS encoding VOC family protein — translation MQPRINIITLGVKDFEKAVRFYEEGLEFPKMKFEGNVAFFTLNGTWFALYPLEELAADVGVSAKGSGFRGFTLAYNGQSKEEVNRVIAKAEQAGAKIVKQPQDVFWGGYSGYFEDPEGYYWEVAWNPTFYPGPKDF, via the coding sequence ATGCAACCAAGAATCAATATCATCACCCTCGGTGTTAAAGACTTTGAAAAAGCGGTTCGTTTTTACGAAGAAGGCCTCGAATTTCCCAAAATGAAATTTGAGGGAAATGTCGCCTTCTTTACGTTAAACGGAACTTGGTTTGCTTTGTACCCTCTGGAAGAACTCGCCGCCGATGTGGGCGTTTCCGCAAAGGGAAGCGGTTTCAGGGGATTTACACTCGCTTACAACGGACAATCCAAGGAGGAAGTGAATCGAGTAATTGCAAAAGCGGAACAAGCCGGAGCAAAAATCGTTAAACAACCTCAAGACGTTTTTTGGGGCGGCTATTCTGGCTACTTCGAAGATCCGGAAGGATATTATTGGGAAGTCGCCTGGAATCCCACTTTTTATCCCGGCCCTAAAGACTTCTGA
- a CDS encoding helix-turn-helix domain-containing protein yields the protein MELKTPGQRIKFIRTEGTGEKMTQNQFASAIFISQALLSRIESDDIEVTEQTAFIIEVVFNYKKDWVLNGAGPRMTNVVKFREDLATKIEEWSRLIRRAEKIPNAKSVIEKYINLIEKDRDTVNLIVLRLSEK from the coding sequence ATGGAACTAAAAACACCAGGACAAAGGATCAAATTCATTCGAACCGAAGGAACCGGGGAAAAAATGACGCAAAATCAATTTGCTTCTGCGATTTTCATTTCTCAGGCGCTTTTGAGTAGAATTGAATCGGATGATATTGAGGTAACGGAGCAAACCGCTTTTATTATTGAAGTAGTTTTTAATTATAAAAAAGATTGGGTTCTTAATGGAGCGGGACCGAGGATGACGAATGTTGTCAAATTTCGCGAGGACCTTGCTACTAAAATAGAGGAATGGAGTCGTTTAATTCGTAGAGCTGAAAAAATTCCAAACGCAAAGTCAGTTATCGAGAAATATATAAATTTAATAGAAAAAGATCGAGACACGGTCAATTTAATTGTATTACGGCTTTCAGAGAAATGA
- the add gene encoding adenosine deaminase codes for MALTFGEILDRIRIIDRDVTELSRLKSRLPADRPYSSSLQISFDKQINELLNERVGLMELEVLDPPSWILGVPTIGIPQETPVPVKGLFPSGDLSKEKPDDQDVINFLRELPKTEIHLHLEACVNKDTMKRLMAKNGISVTDEEFEAKFNFKDLNGFIQVFFFIQSLVKEPADFSFFVESLSEYMRANNIIYTEVFFAPSKFIQNGLDFEEMVNFLVNRIREEKESDGITIRLLVDVSRSFGPENAMNNLNRVLKLRHPEVIGIGLGGAELMGPARDYQAVFQKAREAGLRVVAHSGEDDGPWAIWEAVELLKAERIGHGTSAIQDPELVKYLRENHIPIEICVTSNVFTGKYVRKEQNHPVRYYYDQGLPLSINTDDPEIFNVNLTYEYYKLWRFLDFSLDEIVDLIRQGVFASFHPNKESLWSEMEKKIYLVKARYGLKR; via the coding sequence GTGGCTTTAACTTTTGGAGAAATTCTAGACAGAATTCGGATCATCGACCGGGACGTAACCGAGCTGAGTCGCCTAAAATCCAGGCTCCCCGCGGATCGGCCTTATTCGTCTTCTTTACAAATTTCTTTCGACAAACAGATCAATGAACTCTTAAACGAAAGGGTCGGTCTCATGGAGCTTGAGGTCCTGGATCCGCCTTCTTGGATTTTAGGAGTTCCCACAATCGGAATTCCACAGGAAACACCGGTTCCGGTCAAAGGGCTTTTTCCGTCCGGAGATTTATCCAAGGAAAAACCGGACGACCAAGACGTAATCAACTTCCTTCGAGAACTTCCCAAGACGGAAATCCATCTCCATCTCGAAGCTTGTGTCAATAAAGACACGATGAAACGGTTGATGGCAAAAAACGGAATCAGCGTAACGGACGAAGAGTTCGAAGCTAAATTCAACTTCAAAGATCTCAACGGATTTATTCAGGTATTTTTTTTCATCCAATCCCTCGTAAAAGAACCCGCCGATTTTTCATTTTTCGTGGAAAGCCTCTCAGAATATATGAGAGCCAACAATATCATATATACGGAAGTATTTTTTGCTCCGTCGAAGTTCATCCAGAACGGGCTCGATTTCGAAGAAATGGTAAATTTTCTCGTAAATCGTATCCGAGAGGAAAAGGAAAGCGACGGAATCACCATACGATTGTTAGTCGACGTATCCCGTTCTTTCGGACCGGAAAACGCGATGAACAATTTGAACCGAGTTTTGAAACTCAGACATCCGGAGGTGATCGGGATCGGGTTAGGCGGCGCGGAGCTTATGGGACCCGCAAGAGACTACCAGGCCGTTTTCCAAAAAGCGAGAGAAGCAGGCCTGAGAGTGGTAGCACATTCCGGAGAAGACGACGGCCCTTGGGCGATTTGGGAAGCAGTGGAACTGCTTAAAGCTGAAAGGATAGGACACGGAACCTCCGCTATCCAAGATCCCGAACTGGTAAAATATCTGAGGGAGAATCACATCCCTATCGAAATTTGTGTGACGTCTAATGTGTTCACGGGAAAATACGTCCGAAAAGAACAGAACCACCCCGTTCGTTATTATTATGATCAGGGACTCCCTCTCAGCATCAATACGGACGATCCCGAAATATTCAACGTAAATCTTACATACGAATATTATAAACTATGGAGATTCTTGGATTTTTCTTTGGATGAAATCGTGGACCTCATCCGTCAGGGAGTCTTCGCCTCCTTTCATCCGAACAAAGAATCACTTTGGTCGGAAATGGAAAAAAAGATTTATCTCGTAAAAGCAAGATACGGTCTGAAACGATAA
- a CDS encoding B9T54_RS14040 family protein — protein MISYNKIKNKTPLSFNDIDFEELEKILKIKIDDFSRESVRRSDNLRRILAFRKFASFHKNTNLMPLELFEDQ, from the coding sequence ATGATTTCTTATAACAAAATAAAAAATAAGACGCCCCTCAGTTTTAACGATATCGATTTCGAGGAATTGGAAAAGATTCTGAAAATTAAGATCGACGATTTTTCAAGAGAGTCAGTTCGTCGAAGTGATAATCTTAGACGAATTTTAGCTTTTAGAAAATTCGCTAGTTTTCACAAGAATACAAACCTTATGCCACTGGAACTTTTCGAAGATCAATGA
- a CDS encoding LBL_2463 family protein → MMKTLETSLENQTIKSRLNGFQLHIWDSTQNKELLQPVKEFSKQIYKDAGYSEYETVDLDNWSKWFFVTYDGHLQAATRIVEKTQENLIPLEIVKRFPSGEHYHLKDINVADWNSVSFKQTIIGFQAFKIAASELAQYCLIRKFSMVYGMINPAWKGLQRVYFDNGAIPSEEHSEMVYYPGCFLNGKLALFQLIEIGENALQNIASKL, encoded by the coding sequence ATGATGAAAACCCTAGAAACCTCCTTAGAAAATCAAACAATCAAATCAAGATTGAACGGATTCCAATTACACATTTGGGATAGTACACAAAACAAAGAATTATTACAGCCGGTAAAAGAATTTAGCAAACAAATCTACAAAGACGCAGGCTATTCGGAATATGAAACCGTTGACTTAGACAACTGGTCAAAATGGTTTTTTGTAACCTACGATGGACATCTTCAAGCTGCGACTAGAATTGTAGAAAAAACACAAGAAAACTTGATTCCTTTGGAGATCGTCAAAAGATTTCCATCCGGAGAGCACTATCATCTCAAAGATATTAATGTAGCCGATTGGAACTCGGTTAGTTTTAAACAAACAATTATTGGATTTCAAGCTTTTAAAATTGCCGCAAGCGAATTGGCTCAGTATTGCCTGATTCGAAAATTTAGCATGGTTTACGGTATGATTAATCCGGCATGGAAAGGATTACAGAGAGTGTATTTTGACAATGGAGCAATTCCTTCCGAGGAACATTCAGAAATGGTTTACTACCCGGGATGTTTTCTAAATGGTAAACTAGCCCTCTTTCAGTTGATAGAAATCGGAGAAAACGCTTTACAAAATATCGCGTCAAAATTGTAG
- a CDS encoding LIC_10463 family lipoprotein, with protein MRNSLRIILAMTACMLIYCQVNGGSERLVFIQNEQNGIVRLQSFVHGKIYPEKNIQNYEFTLNQSENVLGIFQVDSTDSDLRVRLIKRGFLFDSKRECTNTNLGNTYSCKIEIPLLEKGRYCLAVYRNTDANETDFNLFVGIFGKGYVNIKAAANH; from the coding sequence ATGCGAAATTCATTAAGAATCATTCTGGCGATGACGGCTTGTATGCTTATCTACTGTCAGGTAAACGGAGGTTCCGAACGGCTCGTTTTTATTCAAAACGAGCAAAACGGAATCGTTCGTCTCCAGTCGTTTGTCCACGGGAAAATATATCCCGAAAAGAATATTCAAAATTATGAATTTACCCTCAACCAGTCCGAAAACGTATTAGGAATTTTTCAAGTCGATTCCACGGATTCGGACTTGAGGGTTCGACTTATAAAAAGGGGATTTCTTTTTGATTCTAAGAGGGAATGTACGAATACGAACTTAGGAAACACGTACTCCTGTAAGATCGAAATTCCATTATTGGAAAAGGGTCGGTATTGTCTAGCTGTTTATAGAAATACCGATGCGAATGAAACTGATTTTAATCTTTTTGTAGGAATATTTGGGAAGGGTTATGTCAATATCAAAGCGGCGGCCAATCATTAG
- a CDS encoding LA_3781 family PerA/PerB upregulated protein has protein sequence MKLFKIIFFILVTFTTEVCYNTTLRVYNISNPLPLKSEPEQTFKQGGYLFGMINAFETPKIQCAKGKPEILILRNFWDNVIHWTIGGIYTQRTVQIFCKKDMVGQKSLGPG, from the coding sequence ATGAAGTTATTTAAAATAATATTCTTTATTCTTGTAACTTTTACGACCGAGGTCTGTTACAATACTACATTAAGGGTTTATAATATATCGAACCCTCTTCCTTTGAAATCCGAGCCAGAACAAACTTTCAAACAAGGAGGATACTTATTCGGTATGATCAACGCATTTGAGACTCCGAAGATTCAATGCGCTAAGGGGAAGCCGGAGATTCTGATTCTAAGAAATTTTTGGGACAATGTCATCCATTGGACGATTGGCGGAATTTATACTCAAAGAACCGTACAAATATTTTGCAAAAAAGATATGGTCGGTCAGAAGTCTTTAGGGCCGGGATAA
- a CDS encoding Bor/Iss family lipoprotein, whose translation MSKRRPIIRISIIFLILSLYANCQNVQVSFPQKPLKSCAPPVLRRQCKNDLEERARLNAKPHKVHEVPQSFYFWGIVPREYLIDVTGYCPNGIKEVRQYSTFLDLIYEQLTLGIYSPRTLNLICYN comes from the coding sequence ATATCAAAGCGGCGGCCAATCATTAGGATCTCGATAATATTTTTGATTTTGAGTTTATACGCGAATTGCCAAAATGTGCAAGTGAGTTTTCCTCAAAAACCACTTAAGTCCTGCGCGCCACCTGTTCTTCGAAGGCAATGTAAGAACGATTTAGAGGAAAGAGCCAGACTCAACGCGAAACCGCATAAGGTACACGAGGTTCCCCAATCTTTTTACTTTTGGGGAATAGTGCCTAGAGAGTATCTGATCGATGTAACGGGTTATTGTCCGAACGGAATCAAAGAAGTGCGTCAATATTCCACGTTTTTGGATCTTATCTACGAGCAGTTGACACTCGGGATTTATTCCCCGAGAACCTTAAATCTGATTTGTTATAATTGA
- a CDS encoding LIC10906 family membrane protein → MDFSNYLCIGVSLYIFFLGMYIFRFPDRKKIQRYFLTLSGFFSIWISAFVIRQFISYEYRHYAFDWMLIPTIFFPILFDRIVSLISNPDHKSPKWQLVTISIFVMYFLWAAISCSFSILDDKDGFKYTSTIHYHILIGYQIGFVGYNILKLIRSIFLFSGEQRVRLTLMVIGVFVTLIFALIFIYILPLLGIFYGFLSSIGALIFFTLWAVAILQYNAFEIKAAVLSGQKVSFFNRVVLIPFLILFRYLDPNEFRDKSIAFKIALTTDMLYTDMNLLFNTDFELDRRAEVLARKYYRYIK, encoded by the coding sequence ATGGATTTTTCGAATTATCTTTGTATTGGCGTCTCCCTATATATTTTCTTCTTGGGAATGTATATTTTTAGATTTCCAGATCGTAAAAAGATACAAAGATATTTTTTGACTTTATCTGGTTTCTTTTCGATTTGGATTTCAGCCTTTGTAATACGCCAATTCATAAGCTATGAATATCGCCATTATGCTTTTGATTGGATGTTAATCCCTACGATCTTCTTTCCGATTCTGTTTGATCGGATTGTTTCCCTTATTTCTAACCCAGACCATAAATCGCCAAAGTGGCAATTAGTAACTATTTCGATTTTTGTAATGTATTTTTTATGGGCGGCAATTTCCTGCTCGTTTAGCATTCTGGACGACAAGGACGGATTCAAATATACTTCCACGATTCATTATCATATCCTTATCGGATATCAAATAGGGTTTGTGGGATATAACATCCTAAAATTAATCAGATCCATCTTTTTATTTTCCGGAGAACAAAGAGTTCGATTGACTTTGATGGTAATCGGAGTCTTTGTTACTTTAATTTTTGCTCTTATCTTTATCTATATACTTCCTCTATTAGGAATCTTTTATGGGTTCTTATCTTCGATAGGTGCGTTGATATTTTTCACACTTTGGGCAGTTGCCATTTTACAATACAATGCTTTTGAAATCAAAGCCGCCGTTCTCTCCGGTCAAAAGGTTTCTTTTTTCAATCGGGTAGTTTTAATTCCATTTTTAATTCTTTTTCGTTATTTAGATCCGAACGAATTTAGAGATAAATCCATTGCGTTCAAGATAGCTCTCACGACGGATATGCTTTATACCGATATGAATCTTTTATTTAATACTGATTTCGAATTAGATAGGCGGGCCGAGGTATTAGCAAGAAAATACTATCGATATATTAAGTAA